GAGCAGCCACCACCAGCGCAGGTCCGGGCGTGAAGGCAATCCGTTGGTCGGTAACGCGTGGCGTTCGACTTCGATACGAATGGTGCGTTCTCGCGTATCGGGCGGAATGACGATCGCGCCGTGCTCCCGATCGAACGAACCCACGGCTCGCCCGTCGATGCGCGCGAGCGCTCCCGTGCGCGTGCGATAGGTTACGGTCAGCGGCAGCTCGCCGGGCGGAAGCCGGGCCTCGAAGACCACGAGCGCTTCGGTGCGCGCGACGTCACGAAGCGCGCGCCAAACGCGTCGGCCGCTCATTCCGAGGGCGTGAGCCGTAACCCGCCAACTTTGCCGGTGGCATCGTCGAGAGAAAAAATCATCAGCGCCTTCGTACCGTTTTTAAACGTGACCGCGTAAACGTACGCCGTGTAGGTGGGCCCGTGCACGATCCGCGATTGCGTGAAACTCGTCGGAGCGCCGAACGGCGCGATCTCACCCGCAAGGCTCGTAACGGAGGCGTCCGTCATCGCTGCGTTCATCTCGGGCGTGAGTTGCGTGCGATCGATCTTGCCCGACTGCATCATTCCGAGCCACGATTGCGCGCGTGCGAGAACGGCCGCATCGGGCGACGCCGCCGGTGCGGCGGAGGCGGACGGGCCGGGCGACGCGGGGGCCGCTACGGCCTGGCCGCCGCACAGCGCGAGCACGCATGCGAGAACTGCAACAAGAATCTTCAAGCGATGATGTCCTTTCGACTGTGGTTGCCTGCTCGCTTGTTCCACGCGCTCGGTACGATTCCCACGAGCGCCGCGAGCAATCTCACGATCCCACCAAGTCTTTCAGGGCCGAGTTGAAAATCTTCGGGGCTTTCCCTTGGAACAGGACGGACTCGTTGCCGCCGATCTGTTTGCGCAGTTCCAATAATTCGTCGCGGAGCGCCGCGGCTTTCTCGAACTCGAGGTTGCCGGCGAACTCGCGCATCTTCTGCTCGATCTCGGCGGCCATTTTCATCGCCACGTCGCGCGGCAATTTATCCAGCTTGAGCTGGGCGGTCGCCTCCTCGGTCGCGCCGATCATGCGCAGAATGTCGTGGATCTCCTTGCGAATCGTCGTCGGCTCGATACCGTGCGCCAGGTTGTGCGCGACTTGCCGCTCGCGGCGTCGCTTCGTTTCGCCCAAGGCTCGCGCCATCGATTCGGTGATCACATCGGCATACATGATGACTTTGCCGTCGACGTTGCGCGCGGCGCGCCCGATGGTTTGAATCAGCGAGGTCGTGCTCCGGAGATACCCTTCTTTATCCGCATCCAAGATGCCCACGAGCGAAACTTCCGGTAAATCCAAGCCCTCGCGCAAGAGATTGATGCCCACCAACACGTCGAACACGCCGAGCCGAAGATCGCGCAGAATCGCAATGCGTTCGAGCGTATCGACCTCGCTATGCAGGTAGCGTACTTTGAAGTTCATCTCCAGCAAGAAGTCGGTGAGATCCTCGGCCATCTTCTTGGTGAGGGTCGTCACCAGGACGCGCTCCTTGCGTTGCACGCGCAGCCGAATCTCTTCCATCAAGTCGTCCACCTGGTTGCGCGTCGGCCGAACGTCGACTTCGGGATCCACGAGGCCGGTCGGGCGAATGATCATCTCGGCCACCTGCGTGCTGCGGCCGACTTCGTACGTGCCGGGCGTTGCCGATACGTAGACGACCTGATTGATGTGCGCGTCGAATTCGTCGTACGTCAGCGGGCGGTTATCGAGGGCGCTCGGCAGGCGAAACCCGTGCTCGACCAAGATCTGTTTGCGCGCACGATCGCCGGCGTACATCGCATGCGCCTGCGGCAGGGTGACGTGCGATTCGTCGATGAACAGCAGCCAGTCTTTCGGAAAGAAGTCCAGCAAACACGACGGCGTGGAGCCCGGCTCGCGCCCGGTAAGGTGCCGCGAATAGTTCTCGACGCCATTACAGTAACCGACCTCGCGCAGCATATCCAGATCGTAGCGCGCGCGCTGCTCTAAACGCTGCGCCTCCAGCAGCTTCCCATGCGCTTTGAAGTATTTGAGCCGCTCTTCGAGTTCGGCCTCGATCGAGATGACCGCACGGCGCAGTTTTTCATCCGGCGTTATGAAATGCTTGGCGGGAAAAATGTGGAGCTCGTCCTTGCTCTGGACGTATTCTCCGGTCATCAAATTGACGACGTTGATCGCTTCGATTTCGTCGCCGAAGAACTCGATCCGATGGACCAGCTCCTCGTCGACCGCGACAAATTCGAGGACGTCGCCGCGCACTCGAAACGTCCCTCGGACTAAATTCAGATCGTTGCGGCGATACTGCATGTCGACGAGTTGCCGTAAAAAGGCGTCTCGGTCGAGTTCGTCCCCGACCGCGATGCGGGCCGACATCTCCATGTAGTCCGAAGGCGAGCCCAAACCGTAGATGCACGAAATCGACGCGACGATCAGCGTGTCGGGGCGGGTGAGCAGCGATTGCGTTGCCGAGTGGCGCAAGCGTTCGATCTCGTCGTTGACCGAACTATCCTTCTCGATGTAGGTATCCGTCGAGGCGACGTACGCTTCGGGCTGATAGTAATCGAAATACGAAACGAAGTACTCGACCGCGTTGTTGGGAAAGTACTCGCGAAATTCGGCGCAGAGCTGCGCCGCCAGGGTTTTGTTGTGGCACAGGACCAGCGTCGGCTTCTGGACGAGTTCGATAGTCCGGGCCATGGCCATCGTCTTGCCGCTTCCGGTGACGCCCAGCAGCGTTTGGGCGCGATCGCCCCGCGCGATCCCCTCAGCGAGGATCGCGGTAGCGACGGGTTGGTCGCCCGCCAGAGCATACGGGGAGACGAGTTCGAAGCGTTGGGCCATAGAGCGCTATACGACAACCGGCGGGCGATACCGGGTTGCAGGCTATACCTTCTGCGCCGCTCGGCGAGGATAGCAAGCGTCACACTCTGAATCTTGCAACTCCATCCCTAAAGCTGCTCGTGGAGAACGGACTGTTGAGCAATAACGCGCTCGTATTCAGCGGAAGCTCAAACTACGCGCTCGCCGACGAGATCGCCAAGAAACTCAAGATCCATGTGGGCAAAGCCCTCGTCTCGCAGTTCAAGAACGAAGAGACGCGGATCGAGATCGGTGAGAACGTGCGCGGGTCCGAAGTCTTTGTCGTGCAGTCGATCTGCAAGGCGCCCAACGGCAACGGCGTCAACGATTCGTTGATGGAGTTGCTGCTCATGATCGACGCCCTCCGGCGCGCGTCGGCGGCCCGCATCACCGCGGTCATCCCGTATTACGGGTACGCGAAACAAGACAAGAAGACCAAAGGACGAGAGCCGATCTCGGCCAAGGTCGTCGCCAATCTGCTCAAGGTGACCGGCGCCAAGCGTCTGGTGACGATGGATCTCCACGCCGCGCAGATTCAGGGCTTCTTCGATATGCCGGTCGACAACCTGATGGCCATGCCGACGCTCTGCAACTACCTCAAACGCGAAGGCCTTTGCGAGGAACGGATCGTCATCGTCTCGCCCGACGCCGGCGGCGTCCACCGGGCCGAACTCTTCGCCAAGCGTTTGAACAGCTCGCTCGCCATCGTCTTCAAGCGCCGGCCCGAGCCCGACGTCTCCGAAGTCACCGACATCGTCGGGCACGTCGAGGGCAAGATTGCGGTCGTCGTCGACGACATGATCTCGACCGGCGGCACGCTCGCCAAGGCCGCGGAAGCGATCTTGGCGCGCGGAGCAACCAAAGTGTATACGGTGGCCACGCACGGCATCTTCGCCGGCGACGCCGTCGACGTGCTGGAACGCTCGCAGATCGAGCGCGTCATCACCACCAACACCATCCCGCTCCCGAATCTCGACGAGCACCCCAAATTCGTGCAACTCTCGATCGCGCAGACATTCGCCGACGCGATCAGCCGCATCACCACCAACCGTTCGGTATCCGAGCTGTTCAACAGCGAAGAATCCGCCGCGGCAACAGAGGCGCCGGCCGAGCCGGCCGCCGTTTAGAAAAGGTACGATACCATGGCAACCAAAGAACTCACCATCCCCTTCGAGCGCCGCGAAAAAACCGGTACCAGCAGTGCCCACGCACTGCGCGCCGCCGGAAAAGTCCCGGCAGTCGTTTACGGGCATGGCGCCCAGCCGCAACACGTCGCGCTCGACGCTAAAGCTTTCGACGAAGCGCTCCACCGTGGTGGGCGTACCGGCATCGTCACGCTCTCCGAAAATGGCAAAAATGTCGAAACCGCGCTCGTGCGCGAAATCCAGATCAACCCCGTTTCGCAGAAGGTCTTCCACGTTGATCTGCAGCGCGTCGGCGTCCACGAATCGGTCCGTGCGAAGTTACCGGTCGTGATGGTCGGCGTTGCGCGCGGCGTCAAAGATTCCGGCGGCGTGATGGACGTCATCGCGCACGAGCTCGAGATCGAGGGCCCCGCCGACGAGTTGCCGGAGCGTCTCGAAATCGACGTCGCCGGGTTAGGTATCCACGAACATGTCGTTGCCGGCGACGTCAAGCTCCCCAAGGGCTTCAAGATGCTCACCCCGGCCGACACAACGGTGGTCGTGATCGAAGCGTCGAGAACCGCATCGCAGGTCGAAGAAGCGGCAACGCCGGCCGAACAGCTGCAGCCTGAAGTCATCGGACAGAAGTCCGAGGGCGAATAGTCCTGGCCGAACGAAGCGCCCCACGCATCGTCGTGGGGCTGGGCAATCCCGGCAAAGAGTACGAGGCAACGCGCCACAACGTCGGCTTTATGGTCGTCGACGAAGTGGCGCGGCGCTTCGGTGCGTCGTCGTGGAAGAAAAAAGACAACGCCATGCAGTTCTACGACTCCGCCCGCGGTGTCGTGTTGGTCAAGCCGCTGTCATTTATGAATCTCAGCGGTGCCCCGGTGCGCGTGATCGCCTCGTGGTATCGGACCCCGCCGAGCGATATTCTCGCCATCGTCGACGATATGGATTTGGCCTTCGGTACGCTCCGCATGCGGCCGTTCGGCGGGCACGGCGGACACAACGGCTTGCGCTCGATGATCGCGACCCTGGGCGAAGGCTTCCCCCGGCTGCGCGTAGGCGTCGGCAGGCCGGCCTTCGGGACGATCGATCACGTGCTCAGCCCGTTCCCGCCCCAGGAACGCCAGGAGCTCCCGCGGGTAATCGATGCAGCCGCCGACGGCGCGCTGCGCTACCTCGAAGAAGGCATCGAAGCCGCGATGCAGTTCGTCAACAATTGGAGTTTGTAACCTCCTTCGCCGAACACTCGTTATATAAAGACGGGTTGCGGAATGTCGAGGTGATCGCCACGGAACAATTCAAGGGAGCCACATTCGTCGTTCGGGTCGATAGCGCGACGGCGCGTGCGACCGGCAGCACCCTGATCGACGACCTGCATTTCTTAGCCGAACACGCAGTGCATCCGGTCGTCGTGGCGCCCAGCCCGCGAGCGGCGCACGCGATCGTGCGGACGATCAATCGCAGCACGGATATCGCGGTGAGCTTATGCGGCGCCGACGCAGCGATGCTGCCGCAGACGGCGGCGGGCATCGGCCGCGTTCAGACGCGCATCCTGCGAACGCTCTTGGATCAAGGCTTTATCCCGGTCGTCGAGCCGACGGCATTCGCGGCATTTTCGAACGACGATCCCCGCGTGATCGCCGACGACGTCGCCGCCGCGATCGCGAGCGCCCTCAAAGCGACGCGAGCGCTCTTCTTCCATCCGGCCGGCGGCGTGACCGACCCAAAAACGCACGAGACGATCTGCGAGCTCACGCCGGCCGAAGCGCTGGATCTCGCCGAGGATCGCGCGCTCTCGAAAGGCTTGCGGGCGACGATTCGGGCGGCCGCGTTCGGGGTGCGAAACGGCGTCCCGGCCGCGCAGATCGTCGATGGGCGGCTCGCTCACGCGGCCATCCTCGAATTGATTACCGCGCAACACTTGGGCACGCAGGTTACCGGCGGGATCGTCCTGGCGGCGTAGCCCTACGGACAGGCGTTAGGGACGCCGTTGATCGCCGCTACGCGCACTCCCGCGGACGGTACGCGCATGAGAAAGATGCGCGTGACCACGTTCGGACAGACTTGCCCCAGGCTTTGATCGGTTTGACGCACGATCGCTCGAACGCCCGCCGCGGGATCGTGGGTGAGCGCTACCGCATAGCGATCGGCGCGCAGCGCCATGCTGGAGCTCACCGCGTTGTCGATCGGTGAAACCACCAGATAGGCGGCGCAGAGGAGCGCGCCGACCAAGGCCATCCGCGATAGCTCGTCGTCGTCGCGCCGAAACCCGACGCGGTCCGCGACGAATACCGCAAGTGCGGTGCCGAAGATCACGAGCAGCGCGTCGTACAGCGCTCGCCGGAGGGGATCGTGGTCGCGCACGTACCCAAGCTCGTACGCGACCGCAAACGCAATTTCTCGCGCGCTCTCACCCGCCAGCAGCGTATCCGAGAGCACCAGGCAGTCCGAATTACCGAGCCCTTCGACGAAGGCGGCCTCTATCTGCGAGCGATTGGAACGCGTCTGCACGTACATCGGGAGTGACGATCCGGCGCGCGTTTCGATGCGATTCAGCCGCGCGGACAAGGGCCCTCGCAACGGCTCGATCCGATCGTGAGCGAGGGTGCGAGCGAACGGCGTCGCATAGGCGACCGCGATGCTGATGACCACGATACCGAGCGCGGTATAGATGTACCACTGGTGGGTCCGCGCGACCAGCCACAGCACGACCGCGATCAAGACCCCGACCGCGAGCATCGAAACCAGCGTATCCACGCACCAAGAGAGCGCCCACTCGCGAGCCAATTCGCTTGAAAGCCCCATGATCCGGTCGATGCGGTAGAGATAAAACTCCGGGATCGCCGATGCGAGTTTGGCGAGCAATGCGAGTGCCGCGCCGAAAATGAAGCGCACGGCCCACATCGATCGCATCCGATGATGCAAAAAGTCACGCAGACGTGCGGCGTATCCCGATCGCCAAAAGTATGCAAGCAGCGCGATCTGCGCCACGACCGAAAGCAACCATCCGGGTAGTGTCCAGCGAGCAAGCCGCTCCGCCGCCGATTGGCGATCGGGATCGACCAGCGCCGTGGCCGGTTCGTGCAACAATTGCGAGGAGGTAAGCGCGTCGACGCGCCGATCGATGGCGTTCGGGCGCGAGAGGGCGGCCTGCGCCGCATGCGGGACAAAGCCGGCGAGCAGGGCGAGGAGCAGCATCGCCAGGAGCGACCGCGCGCGGCAAAGGGGCATAGCCATGGGTTCGCGGGAACGACGCGCTTTGCTTTTTTAACGATAGACGGCGTACGTGGCTGCGTCGACCGCGAAGGAGACCCGGTCGCGGCCGTGGCGTTTGCTGAAGTACATCGCTCCATCCGCCGCCTCGAGTAAGGCGTTCGACGAGCGGGCGTCGTGCGGAAAGGTCGCCACCCCGATGCTCGCCGTCACCCGGAGCGGTATGCCGAAATCGCGCTCGCGAATTGCAACGCAGAGGGCGTGGGCGCGCTCGATGGCGACCGTCTTCTGCGATTCTCGCACCAGTGCGCAAAATTCGTCCCCGCCGTTTCGGCCGGCGA
The nucleotide sequence above comes from Candidatus Dormiibacterota bacterium. Encoded proteins:
- the uvrB gene encoding excinuclease ABC subunit UvrB, with protein sequence MAQRFELVSPYALAGDQPVATAILAEGIARGDRAQTLLGVTGSGKTMAMARTIELVQKPTLVLCHNKTLAAQLCAEFREYFPNNAVEYFVSYFDYYQPEAYVASTDTYIEKDSSVNDEIERLRHSATQSLLTRPDTLIVASISCIYGLGSPSDYMEMSARIAVGDELDRDAFLRQLVDMQYRRNDLNLVRGTFRVRGDVLEFVAVDEELVHRIEFFGDEIEAINVVNLMTGEYVQSKDELHIFPAKHFITPDEKLRRAVISIEAELEERLKYFKAHGKLLEAQRLEQRARYDLDMLREVGYCNGVENYSRHLTGREPGSTPSCLLDFFPKDWLLFIDESHVTLPQAHAMYAGDRARKQILVEHGFRLPSALDNRPLTYDEFDAHINQVVYVSATPGTYEVGRSTQVAEMIIRPTGLVDPEVDVRPTRNQVDDLMEEIRLRVQRKERVLVTTLTKKMAEDLTDFLLEMNFKVRYLHSEVDTLERIAILRDLRLGVFDVLVGINLLREGLDLPEVSLVGILDADKEGYLRSTTSLIQTIGRAARNVDGKVIMYADVITESMARALGETKRRRERQVAHNLAHGIEPTTIRKEIHDILRMIGATEEATAQLKLDKLPRDVAMKMAAEIEQKMREFAGNLEFEKAAALRDELLELRKQIGGNESVLFQGKAPKIFNSALKDLVGS
- a CDS encoding ribose-phosphate pyrophosphokinase — translated: MENGLLSNNALVFSGSSNYALADEIAKKLKIHVGKALVSQFKNEETRIEIGENVRGSEVFVVQSICKAPNGNGVNDSLMELLLMIDALRRASAARITAVIPYYGYAKQDKKTKGREPISAKVVANLLKVTGAKRLVTMDLHAAQIQGFFDMPVDNLMAMPTLCNYLKREGLCEERIVIVSPDAGGVHRAELFAKRLNSSLAIVFKRRPEPDVSEVTDIVGHVEGKIAVVVDDMISTGGTLAKAAEAILARGATKVYTVATHGIFAGDAVDVLERSQIERVITTNTIPLPNLDEHPKFVQLSIAQTFADAISRITTNRSVSELFNSEESAAATEAPAEPAAV
- a CDS encoding 50S ribosomal protein L25 — its product is MATKELTIPFERREKTGTSSAHALRAAGKVPAVVYGHGAQPQHVALDAKAFDEALHRGGRTGIVTLSENGKNVETALVREIQINPVSQKVFHVDLQRVGVHESVRAKLPVVMVGVARGVKDSGGVMDVIAHELEIEGPADELPERLEIDVAGLGIHEHVVAGDVKLPKGFKMLTPADTTVVVIEASRTASQVEEAATPAEQLQPEVIGQKSEGE
- the pth gene encoding aminoacyl-tRNA hydrolase, encoding MGLGNPGKEYEATRHNVGFMVVDEVARRFGASSWKKKDNAMQFYDSARGVVLVKPLSFMNLSGAPVRVIASWYRTPPSDILAIVDDMDLAFGTLRMRPFGGHGGHNGLRSMIATLGEGFPRLRVGVGRPAFGTIDHVLSPFPPQERQELPRVIDAAADGALRYLEEGIEAAMQFVNNWSL
- a CDS encoding M48 family metalloprotease — translated: MPLCRARSLLAMLLLALLAGFVPHAAQAALSRPNAIDRRVDALTSSQLLHEPATALVDPDRQSAAERLARWTLPGWLLSVVAQIALLAYFWRSGYAARLRDFLHHRMRSMWAVRFIFGAALALLAKLASAIPEFYLYRIDRIMGLSSELAREWALSWCVDTLVSMLAVGVLIAVVLWLVARTHQWYIYTALGIVVISIAVAYATPFARTLAHDRIEPLRGPLSARLNRIETRAGSSLPMYVQTRSNRSQIEAAFVEGLGNSDCLVLSDTLLAGESAREIAFAVAYELGYVRDHDPLRRALYDALLVIFGTALAVFVADRVGFRRDDDELSRMALVGALLCAAYLVVSPIDNAVSSSMALRADRYAVALTHDPAAGVRAIVRQTDQSLGQVCPNVVTRIFLMRVPSAGVRVAAINGVPNACP